cagtggctgaacaaacctttttattgattatgctgactttagtcccgagaaactacagttctgcttaaactgaggagtcaagtaggtacaaaccgtacaaggattaattatgtccatctgtgcatctaagttgagactatcggttatatattttagacgctaacttcccggctaaacatcccttttctttgaaacacacttcccttctcgccgttagcatgatctcaaagtaccagaagccatgtgatctatatagtataacgggacattagaccgaacctgcgatagataaatatatcttggatgattgtatattagcggctaaatgtcaatcaaacatgcgaattttaggttttccatgaaatctatttggaagaagaggcttgatagtactaccgtaagtacataatatacagtcccagcagtagcggttaaactatagaagagtcgagtattatccatgcataccaggcgtaaaaagcgttcatccagttactaaacaggtgccaggccaacaagaatccgatccgtgtattccgtacagactaacattaagaaggcgactaccaaagtgaatgtcatgatattcgtacagcttgtatacaaatgttggtttttcaaatatacgctggataccactatacttaatgcacttaacatgatggtcatgaaaagcacaagagaacttggatccggtaaacaaagaccttcaagatctaaaccagtaagtccaactcgtagtatatactccccagaaaaagctgataaataatcctgtctcagagatgataactccaagtacgatgctactgattagactagcatctgagtagtagttttctctcgctgttaagatgagtgagaacaagaatccatatattacgcctagaacataaatgtggaataatcttaatgtagtaggatattgaaatccaacacttttagctgtcttaagcagtccagtggggtggtggtgtactgcaatcataaagaacttggttgtctgtatctcataaccggagtcatcttcagtattctaggaactataatgtctttgtttattcgatttgagttatacagttctggatcgcggatcatttgtacagagacgatagctacttataatgtgataataacgatacatggcctagctatgatctttatgttcttaatgcctgctttgtacggaggatatggtaacttctttgtacgCAATATAATTGGGGTTCGGAATCCGTTTTCCAAAACAACGCGATCCCatttctagtaccattatGAACTCTTTTAAAagtctgatcctaagtacgcagtgagctaactagattACAAGGAACTTGAGAAACATGTGATAATAGAGTTTCATACTAAACGAAAGGACTGATAGTCTACTGGATTTGTTCAATCAAaacagggttgaactgtggtTAGTTCATAATAGCCATCTGGAAGAACTGATTGGATACTCAGTGAACTGTGCTCCATAAATAGCATAATTCTATAGtaccaggcatgcaatacaatcagataacaactgaagctatgatccatgttacacttactaaaatggaTTCCTAGGTtatataaactacctttttctgggagtatatactaagagttggactactggtttagatcttgaaggtctttgtttaccggatccaagttctcttgtgcttttcatgaccatcatgttaagtgcattaagtatagtggtatccagcgtatatttgaaaaaccaacatttgtatacaagctgtacgaatatcatgacattcactttggtagtcgccttcttaatgttagtctgtacggaatacacggatcggattcttgttggcctggcacctgtttagtaactggatgaacgctttttacgcctggtatgcatggataatactcgactcttctatagtttaaccgctactgctgggactgtatattatgtacttacggtagtactatcaagcctcttcttccaaatagatttcatggaaaacctaaaattcgcatgtttgattgacatttagccgctaatatacaatcatccaagatatatttatctatcgcaggttcggtctaatgtcccgttatactatatagatcacatggcttctggtactttgagatcatgctaacggcgagaagggaagtgtttcaaagaaaaggatGTTTaccgggaagttagcgtctaaaatatataaccgatagttcaacttagatgcacagatggacataattaatctTGTaggtttgtacctacttgactcctcagtttaagcagaactgtagtttctcgggactaaagtcagcataatcaataaaggtttgttcagccactggttcaccatcaactaccttgtttcgacttcgtaccgactgtgttattgtagcacatatcaatcccttaaatagggatattattcccaaacaaccggatcgtgttggctaggtgaactaatcacgtttcataaatacaatcagtgaaagctcttttgatttccatgaacggagttacatattagattctcttcgctcccatggtatttagtaagttaacattgaaacgtatccagtgtaaagtttgaacgtaatccagctttaccttctatgttgttatgttaaccaaataagtttcatcgttgttgatatttcattgacatgttgataacataaatactaacaaaccaccggttttggatgggattacttttaacaccgcataatatgctaaaaagtaccattcaggtacgatatgaagcggagttacaaaccggttcactggtatggagttatctgggtgcgataattcaatcaaacaaagccgtttgtaagaaaattaaaccaattagataggatagacatttagcatcggtcattaacatatgaggatagaaggctactttaagtgcggaatcaatacctgcagggttactagaaccatttaaatgtaaatagaagatgtgtaatacaattagaatgcaacctacaaaaggtaatataaagtgcaatacaaagaatcgttttaatgttacatcagatacatagtatccaccgagtaaccaaggtactaaatatggtattggagaaaggagattagtaatgactgtagcacccagaaactcatctgtccccatggtagtacataaccgaggaaagcagtggctatagtaagtagatataaaactaaaccagacatccaagcagtagttaaataactatagctggagttatacatacctcgagacatgtgtattaagatacacaagaagacgaaagaagcagttgttgcatgcaacatcctaaattcccatcctgctgctacctctctaactagatgttgaacactagcaaatgcacaagatgcttcagaagtatatcggaacgctaaagtgatacctgtaattatttggagtacaaaggtaattgcaactaagaaaccaaagttataagatgaatttagattgagagcacaccgataaaagacgaggtgtgcccggaatagactcatggaaatttggtgtgttctcgaaaccatgctagcacaatagaacttcgt
The DNA window shown above is from Besnoitia besnoiti strain Bb-Ger1 chromosome Unknown contig00177, whole genome shotgun sequence and carries:
- a CDS encoding uncharacterized protein (encoded by transcript BESB_032480), whose protein sequence is MVMKSTRELGSGKQRPSRSKPCIKYSGIQRIFEKPTFVYKLYEYHDIHFGSRLLNVSLYGIHGSDSCWPGTCLVTG